Proteins from a genomic interval of Papaver somniferum cultivar HN1 chromosome 4, ASM357369v1, whole genome shotgun sequence:
- the LOC113272244 gene encoding uncharacterized protein LOC113272244 codes for MNRRKSRNKIDSLLAQDGTWGTDRDSLSSLLNNHFQKIMTTSTPADSHHFLQHIPQCITDEHNQELEAIPTDQEIHQALMTMEPWTSPGSDRFPPDFYQTQWKLVKDDVCKMIKFFFHSGFFSSRRVISENTCLVKEIVQATKRKEGMTSHLALKMDMYKAFDRLEWSFLLDILKQFGFSEKFRQLISQCISITQIEILLNGCETSSFKSSRAIRQGDPLSLYLFILAMESFSRYMA; via the exons ATGAATAGAAGAAAATCTCGCAACAAGATCGACTCTCTGTTAGCTCAAGATGGAACTTGGGGTACTGATAGGGATTCCCTCTCATCCCTCCTCAACAACCACTTTCAGAAGATTATGACTACCTCAACTCCAGCAGATAGCCATCACTTTCTTCAGCATATTCCTCAGTGCATAACAGATGAGCACAATCAAGAACTTGAGGCGATACCAACTGACCAGGAAATACATCAAGCTTTAATGACAATGGAGCCTTGGACATCACCAGGATCAGACAGATTTCCTCCTGACTTCTATCAAACTCAATGGAAGCTGGTGAAAGATGATGTCTGCAAAATGATCAAGTTCTTCTTTCACTCCGGGTTTTTTTCAAGCA GAAGAGTAATATCCGAGAACACTTGTCTAGTGAAGGAGATTGTTCAAGCTACGAAAAGAAAGGAAGGTATGACCAGTCATCTTGCACTCAAAATGGACATGTACAAGGCGTTTGATCGATTGGAATGGAGTTTCTTGTTGGACATTCTCAAGCAATTTGGTTTTTCGGAGAAATTTCGACAGTTAATCTCCCAATGCATCTCAATTACTCAAATTGAAATACTGCTCAATGGCTGTGAAACATCATCTTTCAAGTCTTCTCGTGCTATAAGGCAAGGTGATCCCTTGTCACTGTACTTATTTATATTGGCTATGGAATCTTTTTCGAGATATATGGCATAG
- the LOC113272243 gene encoding protein STAY-GREEN, chloroplastic-like translates to MAVTATFLLSSQLTEPLLSRQPRQKCNRSFKKIRSIVPVAKLFGPAVFEASKLKVLFLGVDEKKLSGNIPRTYTLTHSDITSKLTLAISQTIDGSQLQGWYNKLQRDEVVAEWKKVKGNMSLHVHCHISGAHFLLDLLARLRFYIFRKELPVVLKAFVHGDGNLFQNYPELEEALVWVYFHSNLREFNKVECWGPLKDAEAPSDRSSQTKTLDDGADAL, encoded by the exons ATGGCTGTCACTGCTACTTTTCTTCTTTCATCACAACTAACCGAACCATTGTTATCACGTCAACCTCGTCAAAAATGCAATCGATCTTTCAAGAAAATCCGATCAATTGTCCCG GTGGCAAAATTGTTTGGACCAGCTGTATTTGAAGCATCAAAGTTGAAGGTATTGTTTTTGGGTGTAGATGAAAAGAAGCTTTCTGGAAATATTCCAAGAACTTATACACTTACTCACAGTGATATCACTTCTAAGCTTACTCTTGCCATCTCTCAAACCATTGATGGATCAcag TTGCAAGGTTGGTACAACAAATTGCAAAGAGATGAAGTAGTTGCTGAGTGGAAGAAGGTTAAAGGAAATATGTCTCTACATGTACATTGCCATATAAGTGGTGCTCATTTTCTTTTGGATCTCCTTGCAAGGCTGAGATTCTACATCTTCCGCAAAGAACTTCCTGTG GTATTGAAAGCATTTGTACATGGAGATGGAAATTTGTTTCAGAATTACCCAGAGTTGGAAGAAGCTTTAGTTTGGGTGTATTTTCATTCAAATCTGCGAGAATTCAACAAGGTAGAATGTTGGGGTCCGTTAAAGGATGCTGAAGCACCGTCAGACAGATCAAGTCAGACTAAAACGCTAGATGATGGCGCCGACGCATTATAA
- the LOC113275025 gene encoding protein STAY-GREEN, chloroplastic-like: protein MAFTATFLLPSQLIKPFHLHRQNNRCFKKNRSIVPVARLFGPAIFEASKLKVLFLGVDEKKHPGNLPRTYTLTHSDITSKLTLAISQTIDGSQLQGWYNKLQRDEVVAEWKKVKGNMSLHVHCHISGGHFLLDLFARLRFYIFRKELPVVLKAFVHGDGNLLQNYPELEEALVWVYFHSNLQEFNKVECWGSLKDAEAPSGGSSQIKSLDDDDELSVVRPQPCKEDCTCCFPVTSLIPWSDQEFPDPSLSGTNQNLQQQ, encoded by the exons ATGGCTTTCACAGCTACTTTTCTACTCCCATCACAACTAATCAAACCATTTCATCTCCATCGACAAAACAATCGATGTTTCAAGAAAAACCGATCAATTGTTCCG GTGGCAAGATTGTTTGGACCAGCTATATTTGAAGCATCCAAATTGAAAGTATTGTTTTTGGGTGTAGATGAAAAGAAACATCCAGGAAATCTACCAAGGACTTATACACTTACTCATAGTGATATCACTTCTAAGCTTACTCTTGCCATCTCTCAAACCATTGATGGATCACAG ttgcaAGGTTGGTACAACAAATTGCAAAGAGATGAAGTAGTTGCTGAGTGGAAGAAAGTTAAAGGAAATATGTCGCTACATGTTCATTGTCATATAAGTGGTGGTCACTTTCTTCTGGATCTCTTTGCTAGGCTTAGATTCTACATCTTCCGCAAAGAACTTCCTGTG GTATTGAAAGCATTTGTACATGGAGATGGAAATTTGCTTCAAAACTACCCAGAGTTGGAGGAAGCTCTAGTTTGGGTGTATTTTCATTCAAACCTTCAAGAATTCAACAAGGTAGAATGTTGGGGTTCGTTAAAGGATGCCGAAGCGCCGTCAGGCGGATCAAGTCAGATTAAGAGTTTAGATGATGACGACGAATTATCAGTAGTTAGACCACAACCATGTAAAGAAGATTGTACATGTTGTTTCCCGGTGACTAGTTTGATCCCATGGAGTGATCAAGAATTTCCCGATCCAAGTCTTAGCGGAACCAACCAAAATTTGCAACAACAGTAG